Proteins encoded in a region of the Triplophysa rosa linkage group LG14, Trosa_1v2, whole genome shotgun sequence genome:
- the si:dkeyp-97b10.3 gene encoding NACHT, LRR and PYD domains-containing protein 1b allele 3 isoform X3: MLRFLNELRLNAATSESQRELSLRNSEYGTEEERFTHTPFQEMPMVIFYRCSSNLFRLRLEAEGVYECSDTGLVFEVSQRVNITYCVLSWSKFASYLSDSWKSAGPIFDVDCDPSILKSVQFPHSLCLTADENSDVKFSVLHVKNRRGQIEPSTDHSGSHVKWNVSSLSPVGPVAKTSKPAEHHGVVQVFREVGQEKSFSFRVYLAGNNCSDVKDIQRAVRRANNCKNNKRYVLVHKPPTCILEENKRYRLTSEPVGHITPEEMLFSADIVELKGYFEVFFEESPPFKLSLTETDSDHTVWSAIIREGDCDHSLDCVKPRKPSRGRKRRASSSEEELYHKRRKRSGSVDESDCKKPACRVPDLTDQQLMQVAKRMGKEWKIVAICYLGLSKQDLEEIESAKDEDVVMLKFNMLDRWRRRQPKGEAGIQELHKCLKDNDDVPNEVIGVLAEMLQSSSAK, translated from the exons ATGCTCCGTTtcctcaatgaattacggttaaatgccgcaacatctgaaagccagagggaaCTCTCGCTCAGAAACTCTGAATATGGgacagaagaagaacgatttacacacacaccgttccaggaaatgccaatggtgatattctatcgctgttcttcaaaccttttcag GCTTCGTTTGGAGGCAGAAGGTGTGTATGAATGCtcagacactggactggtgTTCGAAGTCTCTCAGCGGGTCAACATCACCTACTGCGTTCTCTCGTGGAGCAAGTTTGCCAGCTACCTGAGCGACTCGTGGAAATCCGCCGGACCCATTTTTGACGTGGACTGCGATCCGTCGATTCTGAAATCCGTGCAGTTCCCACACTcgctgtgtctgacag CAGATGAGAACAGTGATGTGAAGTTCAGCGTTCTGCACGTGAAGAACCGGCGCGGTCAGATCGAACCCTCGACCGATCACTCGGGCAGCCACGTCAAATGGAACGTGTCGTCTCTTTCACCCGTGGGTCCCGTGGCTAAGACGTCTAAACCTGCCGAGCATCACGGGGTCGTGCAGGTGTTTCGAGAGGTTGGCCAAGAGAAGTCCTTCTCCTTCAGAGTTTATCTGGCCGGAAACAACTGCTCCGACGTCAAG GACATCCAGAGAGCCGTTCGACGGGCCAACAACTGCAAGAACAACAAGAGATATGTGCTAGTACACAAACCACCAACATGCATCCTAGAGGAGAACAAAAGATATCGACTGACCAGTGAACCTGTGGGTCACATCACACCAGAG gagATGCTGTTCAGTGCAGACATTGTGGAGCTGAAGGGATATTTTGAGGTTTTCTTTGAGGAAAGTCCTCCGTTCAAGCTGTCGCTGACAGAAACGGACTCAGATCACACCGTCTGGAGCGCTATCATCAGAGAGG GAGATTGCGATCACAGTCTGGATTGTGTAAAGCCACGGAAACCATCGCGAG GCAGAAAGAGGCGGGCCAGCAGTTCAGAGGAGGAGCTCTATCACAAGCGCAGGAAGAGAAGTGGCTCCGTGGATGAATCGG ACTGTAAGAAACCAGCGTGCCGAGTTCCAGACCTGACAGACCAGCAGCTCATGCAGGTGGCCAAACGCATGGGGAAGGAGTGGAAGATCGTGGCCATCTGTTACCTGGGCCTCAGCAAACAGGATCTGGAGGAGATCGAGTCAGCCAAAGACGAGGACGTCGTCATGCTGAAATTCAACATGCTGGACCGCTGGAGGCGACGGCAGCCCAAAGGAGAAGCGGGAATTCAAGAACTCCATAAATGTTTGAAAGACAACGATGACGTGCCCAATGAGGTCATCGGCGTTCTGGCTG AGATGCTACAAAGTAGTTCAGCTAAATGA
- the il12a gene encoding interleukin-12 subunit alpha, with protein MKYLVVFIAVVVALATGSPVPSDSQQCAACSPHARSLLSNLSQLMDKEGRAKHPHLFAGFNCTEQTTEMIPFTQTAVVCQPIAPANTSCVNQRNSTFSATECVRNIRDDLWYYNHILKSYIDGVQNAVQDLNLVLMATKTLMSCLQESCPRLSAERTLPEWDVWNGSPFDDRLSLCKALKGFHIRAITMNRALGYITSGDHRKLN; from the exons ATGAAATACT TGGTCGTGTTCATCGCAGTCGTCGTGGCTCTTGCGACAGGAAGTCCAGTGCCATCAGATTCACAGCAGTGCGCCGCATGCTCACCACACGCTCGCTCGTTGCTCAGCAACCTCTCGCAGCTCATGGACAAG GAGGGACGAGCGAAACATCCTCATTTGTTCGCCGGGTTTAACTGCACTGAACAGACAACAGAAATGATTCCCTTCACACAGACAGCAGTGGTCTGTCAGCCCATCGCACCTGCT aacacgTCATGTGTCAACCAGAGAAACTCCACATTCAGTGCA ACCGAGTGTGTGAGGAACATCAGAGATGATCTGTGGTATTATAATCACATCCTGAAATCATACATTGATGGAGTCCAGAATGCTGTCCAGGACTTGAATCTTGTTTTAATGGCTACAAAAACCCTCATGAGT TGCTTGCAGGAAAGTTGTCCACGTTTATCTGCTGAAAGAACGCTGCCTGAA TGGGATGTCTGGAATGGATCGCCCTTCGATGACCGCCTGTCCCTGTGCAAAGCGCTGAAGGGCTTCCACATCCGGGCCATCACCATGAACCGAGCCCTGGGTTACATCACCTCCGGAGACCACAggaaattgaattaa
- the si:dkeyp-97b10.3 gene encoding NACHT, LRR and PYD domains-containing protein 1b allele 5 isoform X1 produces the protein MVAQMAHYRETAELDDRKGDVSPSDVKNDPAETSHSDSESTDTSTEGSSDDDDESDEEKHNTLSDSDKRPTAEDASDEQLKFCCDRCKALKNPKHELVTPRKISRDRLQLRLEAEGVYECSDTGLVFEVSQRVNITYCVLSWSKFASYLSDSWKSAGPIFDVDCDPSILKSVQFPHSLCLTADENSDVKFSVLHVKNRRGQIEPSTDHSGSHVKWNVSSLSPVGPVAKTSKPAEHHGVVQVFREVGQEKSFSFRVYLAGNNCSDVKDIQRAVRRANNCKNNKRYVLVHKPPTCILEENKRYRLTSEPVGHITPEEMLFSADIVELKGYFEVFFEESPPFKLSLTETDSDHTVWSAIIREGDCDHSLDCVKPRKPSRGRKRRASSSEEELYHKRRKRSGSVDESDCKKPACRVPDLTDQQLMQVAKRMGKEWKIVAICYLGLSKQDLEEIESAKDEDVVMLKFNMLDRWRRRQPKGEAGIQELHKCLKDNDDVPNEVIGVLAEMLQSSSAK, from the exons ATGATCCTGCAGAAACGTCTCACAGCGATTCGG aAAGCACAGATACATCAACAGAGGGCAGCTCTGATGACGATGATGAGTCTGATGAAGAGAAACACAACACACTTTCAG actcTGATAAGAGACCCACAGCAGAAGATGCCAGCG ATGAGCAGCTGAAGTTCTGCTGTGACAGATGTAAAGCTCTGAAG AATCCCAAACATGAGCTTGTGACCCCCAGAAAAATCTCCAGAGACCGCCTGCA GCTTCGTTTGGAGGCAGAAGGTGTGTATGAATGCtcagacactggactggtgTTCGAAGTCTCTCAGCGGGTCAACATCACCTACTGCGTTCTCTCGTGGAGCAAGTTTGCCAGCTACCTGAGCGACTCGTGGAAATCCGCCGGACCCATTTTTGACGTGGACTGCGATCCGTCGATTCTGAAATCCGTGCAGTTCCCACACTcgctgtgtctgacag CAGATGAGAACAGTGATGTGAAGTTCAGCGTTCTGCACGTGAAGAACCGGCGCGGTCAGATCGAACCCTCGACCGATCACTCGGGCAGCCACGTCAAATGGAACGTGTCGTCTCTTTCACCCGTGGGTCCCGTGGCTAAGACGTCTAAACCTGCCGAGCATCACGGGGTCGTGCAGGTGTTTCGAGAGGTTGGCCAAGAGAAGTCCTTCTCCTTCAGAGTTTATCTGGCCGGAAACAACTGCTCCGACGTCAAG GACATCCAGAGAGCCGTTCGACGGGCCAACAACTGCAAGAACAACAAGAGATATGTGCTAGTACACAAACCACCAACATGCATCCTAGAGGAGAACAAAAGATATCGACTGACCAGTGAACCTGTGGGTCACATCACACCAGAG gagATGCTGTTCAGTGCAGACATTGTGGAGCTGAAGGGATATTTTGAGGTTTTCTTTGAGGAAAGTCCTCCGTTCAAGCTGTCGCTGACAGAAACGGACTCAGATCACACCGTCTGGAGCGCTATCATCAGAGAGG GAGATTGCGATCACAGTCTGGATTGTGTAAAGCCACGGAAACCATCGCGAG GCAGAAAGAGGCGGGCCAGCAGTTCAGAGGAGGAGCTCTATCACAAGCGCAGGAAGAGAAGTGGCTCCGTGGATGAATCGG ACTGTAAGAAACCAGCGTGCCGAGTTCCAGACCTGACAGACCAGCAGCTCATGCAGGTGGCCAAACGCATGGGGAAGGAGTGGAAGATCGTGGCCATCTGTTACCTGGGCCTCAGCAAACAGGATCTGGAGGAGATCGAGTCAGCCAAAGACGAGGACGTCGTCATGCTGAAATTCAACATGCTGGACCGCTGGAGGCGACGGCAGCCCAAAGGAGAAGCGGGAATTCAAGAACTCCATAAATGTTTGAAAGACAACGATGACGTGCCCAATGAGGTCATCGGCGTTCTGGCTG AGATGCTACAAAGTAGTTCAGCTAAATGA
- the si:dkeyp-97b10.3 gene encoding NACHT, LRR and PYD domains-containing protein 1b allele 3 isoform X4 produces MVAQMAHYRETAELDDRLRLEAEGVYECSDTGLVFEVSQRVNITYCVLSWSKFASYLSDSWKSAGPIFDVDCDPSILKSVQFPHSLCLTADENSDVKFSVLHVKNRRGQIEPSTDHSGSHVKWNVSSLSPVGPVAKTSKPAEHHGVVQVFREVGQEKSFSFRVYLAGNNCSDVKDIQRAVRRANNCKNNKRYVLVHKPPTCILEENKRYRLTSEPVGHITPEEMLFSADIVELKGYFEVFFEESPPFKLSLTETDSDHTVWSAIIREGDCDHSLDCVKPRKPSRGRKRRASSSEEELYHKRRKRSGSVDESDCKKPACRVPDLTDQQLMQVAKRMGKEWKIVAICYLGLSKQDLEEIESAKDEDVVMLKFNMLDRWRRRQPKGEAGIQELHKCLKDNDDVPNEVIGVLAEMLQSSSAK; encoded by the exons GCTTCGTTTGGAGGCAGAAGGTGTGTATGAATGCtcagacactggactggtgTTCGAAGTCTCTCAGCGGGTCAACATCACCTACTGCGTTCTCTCGTGGAGCAAGTTTGCCAGCTACCTGAGCGACTCGTGGAAATCCGCCGGACCCATTTTTGACGTGGACTGCGATCCGTCGATTCTGAAATCCGTGCAGTTCCCACACTcgctgtgtctgacag CAGATGAGAACAGTGATGTGAAGTTCAGCGTTCTGCACGTGAAGAACCGGCGCGGTCAGATCGAACCCTCGACCGATCACTCGGGCAGCCACGTCAAATGGAACGTGTCGTCTCTTTCACCCGTGGGTCCCGTGGCTAAGACGTCTAAACCTGCCGAGCATCACGGGGTCGTGCAGGTGTTTCGAGAGGTTGGCCAAGAGAAGTCCTTCTCCTTCAGAGTTTATCTGGCCGGAAACAACTGCTCCGACGTCAAG GACATCCAGAGAGCCGTTCGACGGGCCAACAACTGCAAGAACAACAAGAGATATGTGCTAGTACACAAACCACCAACATGCATCCTAGAGGAGAACAAAAGATATCGACTGACCAGTGAACCTGTGGGTCACATCACACCAGAG gagATGCTGTTCAGTGCAGACATTGTGGAGCTGAAGGGATATTTTGAGGTTTTCTTTGAGGAAAGTCCTCCGTTCAAGCTGTCGCTGACAGAAACGGACTCAGATCACACCGTCTGGAGCGCTATCATCAGAGAGG GAGATTGCGATCACAGTCTGGATTGTGTAAAGCCACGGAAACCATCGCGAG GCAGAAAGAGGCGGGCCAGCAGTTCAGAGGAGGAGCTCTATCACAAGCGCAGGAAGAGAAGTGGCTCCGTGGATGAATCGG ACTGTAAGAAACCAGCGTGCCGAGTTCCAGACCTGACAGACCAGCAGCTCATGCAGGTGGCCAAACGCATGGGGAAGGAGTGGAAGATCGTGGCCATCTGTTACCTGGGCCTCAGCAAACAGGATCTGGAGGAGATCGAGTCAGCCAAAGACGAGGACGTCGTCATGCTGAAATTCAACATGCTGGACCGCTGGAGGCGACGGCAGCCCAAAGGAGAAGCGGGAATTCAAGAACTCCATAAATGTTTGAAAGACAACGATGACGTGCCCAATGAGGTCATCGGCGTTCTGGCTG AGATGCTACAAAGTAGTTCAGCTAAATGA
- the si:dkeyp-97b10.3 gene encoding uncharacterized protein si:dkeyp-97b10.3 isoform X2, with translation MVAQMAHYRETAELDDRKGDVSPSDVKNDPAETSHSDSESTDTSTEGSSDDDDESDEEKHNTLSDSDKRPTAEDASDEQLKFCCDRCKALKNPKHELVTPRKISRDRLQLRLEAEGVYECSDTGLVFEVSQRVNITYCVLSWSKFASYLSDSWKSAGPIFDVDCDPSILKSVQFPHSLCLTDENSDVKFSVLHVKNRRGQIEPSTDHSGSHVKWNVSSLSPVGPVAKTSKPAEHHGVVQVFREVGQEKSFSFRVYLAGNNCSDVKDIQRAVRRANNCKNNKRYVLVHKPPTCILEENKRYRLTSEPVGHITPEEMLFSADIVELKGYFEVFFEESPPFKLSLTETDSDHTVWSAIIREGDCDHSLDCVKPRKPSRGRKRRASSSEEELYHKRRKRSGSVDESDCKKPACRVPDLTDQQLMQVAKRMGKEWKIVAICYLGLSKQDLEEIESAKDEDVVMLKFNMLDRWRRRQPKGEAGIQELHKCLKDNDDVPNEVIGVLAEMLQSSSAK, from the exons ATGATCCTGCAGAAACGTCTCACAGCGATTCGG aAAGCACAGATACATCAACAGAGGGCAGCTCTGATGACGATGATGAGTCTGATGAAGAGAAACACAACACACTTTCAG actcTGATAAGAGACCCACAGCAGAAGATGCCAGCG ATGAGCAGCTGAAGTTCTGCTGTGACAGATGTAAAGCTCTGAAG AATCCCAAACATGAGCTTGTGACCCCCAGAAAAATCTCCAGAGACCGCCTGCA GCTTCGTTTGGAGGCAGAAGGTGTGTATGAATGCtcagacactggactggtgTTCGAAGTCTCTCAGCGGGTCAACATCACCTACTGCGTTCTCTCGTGGAGCAAGTTTGCCAGCTACCTGAGCGACTCGTGGAAATCCGCCGGACCCATTTTTGACGTGGACTGCGATCCGTCGATTCTGAAATCCGTGCAGTTCCCACACTcgctgtgtctgacag ATGAGAACAGTGATGTGAAGTTCAGCGTTCTGCACGTGAAGAACCGGCGCGGTCAGATCGAACCCTCGACCGATCACTCGGGCAGCCACGTCAAATGGAACGTGTCGTCTCTTTCACCCGTGGGTCCCGTGGCTAAGACGTCTAAACCTGCCGAGCATCACGGGGTCGTGCAGGTGTTTCGAGAGGTTGGCCAAGAGAAGTCCTTCTCCTTCAGAGTTTATCTGGCCGGAAACAACTGCTCCGACGTCAAG GACATCCAGAGAGCCGTTCGACGGGCCAACAACTGCAAGAACAACAAGAGATATGTGCTAGTACACAAACCACCAACATGCATCCTAGAGGAGAACAAAAGATATCGACTGACCAGTGAACCTGTGGGTCACATCACACCAGAG gagATGCTGTTCAGTGCAGACATTGTGGAGCTGAAGGGATATTTTGAGGTTTTCTTTGAGGAAAGTCCTCCGTTCAAGCTGTCGCTGACAGAAACGGACTCAGATCACACCGTCTGGAGCGCTATCATCAGAGAGG GAGATTGCGATCACAGTCTGGATTGTGTAAAGCCACGGAAACCATCGCGAG GCAGAAAGAGGCGGGCCAGCAGTTCAGAGGAGGAGCTCTATCACAAGCGCAGGAAGAGAAGTGGCTCCGTGGATGAATCGG ACTGTAAGAAACCAGCGTGCCGAGTTCCAGACCTGACAGACCAGCAGCTCATGCAGGTGGCCAAACGCATGGGGAAGGAGTGGAAGATCGTGGCCATCTGTTACCTGGGCCTCAGCAAACAGGATCTGGAGGAGATCGAGTCAGCCAAAGACGAGGACGTCGTCATGCTGAAATTCAACATGCTGGACCGCTGGAGGCGACGGCAGCCCAAAGGAGAAGCGGGAATTCAAGAACTCCATAAATGTTTGAAAGACAACGATGACGTGCCCAATGAGGTCATCGGCGTTCTGGCTG AGATGCTACAAAGTAGTTCAGCTAAATGA